One Acidobacteriota bacterium genomic window carries:
- a CDS encoding heterodisulfide reductase-related iron-sulfur binding cluster: MEKNIAYKPSEGLSYDPTEAKYWDASFLNMEVERTFEICHGCRMCFKYCDSFPTLFALLDEKYDGEVRRVTASDTEAIMDACFQCKLCEVQCPYTEREGHEFKLNFPKLVHRYKAQRTRRQGLKLREKILGDPDQAGKLARITPAIANAANRVRIHRIFMEKVIGIHRDKLLPNFASSTFEKWAKETGRIKEVGGEAVLFQTCYVQNNEPQIGRDTIAVLEKNQVDIRCTAGLHCCGMPAWESGDIDLLKKQAKANLKILTPFVEKGAKVLAINPTCSMMLRREYPTLVDIEDREDAEKVAEATMDPSEYLWSIRNEPRFNTEFKSSPGAKVSYHAPCHLRAQFVGFKGRDLLRKIPGVVPSTTMECCGHDGTYAMKVEGFETSIRVGKKAFDGMKDANAEIWATDCPLAALQFEQHAGVRPMHPMSILARAYREDGFTQTENEKKEES; encoded by the coding sequence ATGGAAAAGAATATTGCTTACAAACCGAGCGAAGGGCTGAGTTATGACCCGACGGAAGCGAAATATTGGGACGCCAGTTTTCTCAATATGGAAGTCGAGCGCACTTTTGAAATCTGTCACGGCTGCCGTATGTGTTTTAAATATTGCGACAGTTTCCCGACTCTCTTCGCGCTGCTTGATGAAAAATATGACGGGGAGGTGCGCCGCGTCACCGCAAGCGATACCGAAGCGATTATGGATGCCTGTTTTCAATGCAAGCTTTGCGAAGTGCAGTGCCCGTACACGGAACGCGAAGGTCACGAATTCAAACTCAACTTTCCCAAACTGGTTCATCGTTATAAAGCGCAACGCACACGCCGCCAGGGTTTGAAGCTCAGAGAAAAAATACTGGGCGACCCGGATCAAGCGGGAAAACTTGCGCGCATCACCCCGGCGATTGCCAACGCCGCCAATCGCGTGCGCATTCATCGCATCTTTATGGAGAAGGTCATCGGCATTCACCGCGACAAACTGTTGCCGAATTTTGCTTCGAGCACCTTTGAAAAATGGGCGAAAGAGACCGGCAGAATAAAAGAAGTGGGCGGTGAGGCAGTGCTTTTTCAAACCTGTTATGTGCAAAACAACGAACCGCAAATCGGGCGCGATACCATTGCGGTGCTGGAAAAAAATCAGGTGGATATTCGTTGCACAGCCGGTTTGCATTGTTGTGGAATGCCTGCCTGGGAAAGCGGCGATATTGACCTGTTGAAAAAACAGGCGAAAGCCAACTTGAAAATCTTAACCCCGTTTGTTGAAAAAGGCGCAAAAGTCTTAGCCATCAATCCGACCTGTTCGATGATGCTCCGTCGCGAATACCCGACACTTGTGGACATTGAAGATCGTGAGGATGCGGAAAAAGTTGCCGAGGCGACAATGGACCCAAGCGAATACCTCTGGTCGATTCGCAACGAACCGCGCTTTAACACCGAGTTCAAGAGTTCGCCGGGCGCGAAAGTTTCTTATCACGCGCCCTGTCATTTGCGCGCGCAGTTTGTCGGCTTCAAGGGTCGCGATTTGCTCAGGAAAATTCCCGGCGTGGTTCCGTCAACTACGATGGAGTGTTGCGGACACGATGGCACTTACGCGATGAAGGTCGAAGGCTTTGAAACTTCGATTCGCGTCGGCAAAAAAGCTTTTGACGGAATGAAGGATGCAAACGCGGAAATCTGGGCAACCGATTGTCCGCTTGCGGCTTTGCAATTCGAGCAGCACGCGGGCGTGCGCCCCATGCACCCGATGAGCATATTGGCGCGCGCCTATCGTGAAGATGGATTTACGCAAACAGAAAATGAGAAGAAGGAGGAATCGTAA
- a CDS encoding DUF3501 family protein — MKAVERSEILDYVTYEEGRDQFREKVLMTKLPRRVHVGEHFTLLFENHLTVQYQIQEMVRTERIVKEADIRHEIDTYNELLGTDGELGCTLLIEIDDPQVRAVKLREWWHLPEKIYVTLEDGSRVWATFDERQRGKEQVSSVQFLKFNTKGQVPVAVGVDLPELSAETPLTDEQRKALQEDLAA; from the coding sequence GTGAAAGCAGTAGAACGCAGTGAAATCCTCGATTACGTCACTTATGAAGAGGGGCGCGATCAATTCAGAGAAAAAGTTTTAATGACCAAGCTTCCCAGACGTGTGCATGTCGGCGAACATTTCACGCTGTTATTTGAAAATCATTTGACCGTGCAGTATCAGATTCAAGAGATGGTGCGCACCGAACGCATCGTCAAGGAAGCCGACATTCGTCACGAAATCGATACCTACAATGAATTGCTCGGCACGGACGGCGAACTTGGTTGCACGTTGCTCATTGAAATTGATGACCCGCAGGTTCGCGCCGTGAAATTGCGCGAGTGGTGGCATCTGCCTGAAAAAATTTATGTCACTTTGGAAGACGGTTCGCGCGTCTGGGCGACATTTGATGAACGCCAACGCGGCAAAGAACAGGTGAGTTCCGTGCAGTTTTTAAAATTCAATACCAAGGGGCAGGTGCCAGTCGCGGTCGGCGTTGATTTGCCGGAACTGAGCGCAGAAACCCCATTGACTGATGAACAACGAAAGGCTTTGCAGGAAGATTTAGCGGCGTAA
- a CDS encoding rubrerythrin family protein, whose translation MADLKGSKTHDNLKAAFAGESMANRRYLYFAKVADIEGYPEVAGNFRDTAEGETGHAHGHMDYLKSVGDPATDLPFGDTVANLQSAVHGETHEYTDMYPGMAKTAREEGFAEIADWFETLAKAEKSHAGRFSNLLQSIS comes from the coding sequence ATGGCTGACTTAAAAGGATCGAAAACTCATGATAATTTGAAAGCCGCCTTTGCCGGCGAATCAATGGCTAATCGTCGTTATCTGTATTTCGCCAAAGTTGCGGACATCGAAGGCTACCCGGAAGTTGCCGGAAATTTCCGCGATACCGCCGAAGGTGAAACCGGACATGCTCATGGTCATATGGATTATTTGAAATCCGTAGGCGACCCGGCGACCGATTTGCCGTTTGGCGATACAGTTGCCAATTTGCAATCGGCAGTGCACGGCGAAACCCACGAATACACGGATATGTATCCGGGAATGGCGAAGACCGCGCGCGAAGAAGGTTTTGCGGAAATCGCCGACTGGTTTGAAACGCTTGCCAAAGCCGAAAAATCGCACGCCGGTCGGTTCAGCAATTTGCTGCAATCGATCAGCTAA